One genomic segment of Erythrolamprus reginae isolate rEryReg1 chromosome 2, rEryReg1.hap1, whole genome shotgun sequence includes these proteins:
- the LOC139159742 gene encoding major histocompatibility complex class I-related gene protein-like isoform X3 yields MKYFYTSISEPSQGLPHFASVGYVDDQLFIHYDSHSRKMKPRVSWMEEVGKEDPQYWEAETQRARGNEDWFRENLEILRSRYNQSEGRHTLQVMYGCELRRDGGKGGFWQYGYDGRTYITFDKETLAWVAPDPLAQITQREWDGLTVRNQYFKAYLEEICIEWLEKHLSYGNETLLRTEPPVVTMSSRTEVEDGMETHVCRVHGFYPREIDASWMRDGDVWLQDTFHGFLTPNADGTYYYWISLQIDPKERGRYRCHVEHDGLQDPLDLELKEPTDSKSNLGLIIGFVVAALVVVGVIVGIVVFIKFRKMEQEPSSIKC; encoded by the exons ATGAAGTATTTCTACACCTCCATCTCGGAGCCCAGTCAGGGGCTGCCCCACTTTGCCTCTGTGGGTTATGTGGATGATCAACTCTTCATTCACTATGACAGCCACAGCCGGAAGATGAAGCCTCGAGTCTCCTGGATGGAGGAGGTGGGGAAGGAGGATCCCCAGTATTGGGAGGCAGAGACCCAGAGAGCTCGTGGCAATGAGGACTGGTTCAGAGAAAACCTGGAGATTCTGAGGAGTCGCTACAATCAGAGCGAAG GCCGTCACACATTGCAAgtgatgtatggctgtgagcTCCGGAGAGACGGGGGCAAAGGAGGGTTTTGGCAGTATGGCTATGACGGGAGGACCTACATCACCTTCGACAAGGAGACCCTCGCTTGGGTGGCTCCTGACCCCCTAGCCCAGATCACCCAGAGGGAATGGGATGGTTTAACAGTAAGGAACCAGTATTTCAAGGCCTACCTGGAGGAAATCTGCATTGAGTGGCTGGAGAAGCACCTGTCCTATGGGAATGAGACGCTGCTGAGGACAG AGCCTCCAGTGGTGACGATGAGCAGCAGGACGGAGGTGGAGGATGGGATGGAGACGCACGTCTGCCGGGTCCACGGCTTCTACCCCAGGGAGATCGATGCCTCCTGGATGAGGGACGGGGATGTCTGGCTGCAGGACACCTTCCATGGGTTTCTGACCCCTAATGCGGATGGGACCTACTACTACTGGATCAGCCTCCAGATCGACCCCAAAGAGAGGGGCCGCTATCGGTGCCATGTGGAGCACGACGGCCTGCAGGATCCTCTGGACTTGGAGCTGAAGG AACCCACCGATTCAAAATCCAACCTTGGGCTCATCATAGGCTTTGTTGTGGCTGCTCTGGTTGTGGTGGGTGTGATTGTTGGGATCGTGGTATTCATCA agtttagaaaaatggaacagGAACCTTCCTCCATCAAGTGCTGA
- the LOC139159742 gene encoding major histocompatibility complex class I-related gene protein-like isoform X1 — translation MALRPAPLWLPVMVAVSLQWGSCLGASSHSMKYFYTSISEPSQGLPHFASVGYVDDQLFIHYDSHSRKMKPRVSWMEEVGKEDPQYWEAETQRARGNEDWFRENLEILRSRYNQSEGRHTLQVMYGCELRRDGGKGGFWQYGYDGRTYITFDKETLAWVAPDPLAQITQREWDGLTVRNQYFKAYLEEICIEWLEKHLSYGNETLLRTEPPVVTMSSRTEVEDGMETHVCRVHGFYPREIDASWMRDGDVWLQDTFHGFLTPNADGTYYYWISLQIDPKERGRYRCHVEHDGLQDPLDLELKEPTDSKSNLGLIIGFVVAALVVVGVIVGIVVFIKFRKMEQEPSSIKC, via the exons ATGGCTCTGCGCCCTGCGCCCCTCTGGCTCCCGGTGATGGTGGCGGTGTCTCTGCAATGGGGGAGCTGCCTTG GCGCCTCCTCCCACTCCATGAAGTATTTCTACACCTCCATCTCGGAGCCCAGTCAGGGGCTGCCCCACTTTGCCTCTGTGGGTTATGTGGATGATCAACTCTTCATTCACTATGACAGCCACAGCCGGAAGATGAAGCCTCGAGTCTCCTGGATGGAGGAGGTGGGGAAGGAGGATCCCCAGTATTGGGAGGCAGAGACCCAGAGAGCTCGTGGCAATGAGGACTGGTTCAGAGAAAACCTGGAGATTCTGAGGAGTCGCTACAATCAGAGCGAAG GCCGTCACACATTGCAAgtgatgtatggctgtgagcTCCGGAGAGACGGGGGCAAAGGAGGGTTTTGGCAGTATGGCTATGACGGGAGGACCTACATCACCTTCGACAAGGAGACCCTCGCTTGGGTGGCTCCTGACCCCCTAGCCCAGATCACCCAGAGGGAATGGGATGGTTTAACAGTAAGGAACCAGTATTTCAAGGCCTACCTGGAGGAAATCTGCATTGAGTGGCTGGAGAAGCACCTGTCCTATGGGAATGAGACGCTGCTGAGGACAG AGCCTCCAGTGGTGACGATGAGCAGCAGGACGGAGGTGGAGGATGGGATGGAGACGCACGTCTGCCGGGTCCACGGCTTCTACCCCAGGGAGATCGATGCCTCCTGGATGAGGGACGGGGATGTCTGGCTGCAGGACACCTTCCATGGGTTTCTGACCCCTAATGCGGATGGGACCTACTACTACTGGATCAGCCTCCAGATCGACCCCAAAGAGAGGGGCCGCTATCGGTGCCATGTGGAGCACGACGGCCTGCAGGATCCTCTGGACTTGGAGCTGAAGG AACCCACCGATTCAAAATCCAACCTTGGGCTCATCATAGGCTTTGTTGTGGCTGCTCTGGTTGTGGTGGGTGTGATTGTTGGGATCGTGGTATTCATCA agtttagaaaaatggaacagGAACCTTCCTCCATCAAGTGCTGA
- the LOC139159742 gene encoding class I histocompatibility antigen, F10 alpha chain-like isoform X4 — protein sequence MKYFYTSISEPSQGLPHFASVGYVDDQLFIHYDSHSRKMKPRVSWMEEVGKEDPQYWEAETQRARGNEDWFRENLEILRSRYNQSEGRHTLQVMYGCELRRDGGKGGFWQYGYDGRTYITFDKETLAWVAPDPLAQITQREWDGLTVRNQYFKAYLEEICIEWLEKHLSYGNETLLRTEPPVVTMSSRTEVEDGMETHVCRVHGFYPREIDASWMRDGDVWLQDTFHGFLTPNADGTYYYWISLQIDPKERGRYRCHVEHDGLQDPLDLELKEPTDSKSNLGLIIGFVVAALVVVGVIVGIVVFIRRNQAI from the exons ATGAAGTATTTCTACACCTCCATCTCGGAGCCCAGTCAGGGGCTGCCCCACTTTGCCTCTGTGGGTTATGTGGATGATCAACTCTTCATTCACTATGACAGCCACAGCCGGAAGATGAAGCCTCGAGTCTCCTGGATGGAGGAGGTGGGGAAGGAGGATCCCCAGTATTGGGAGGCAGAGACCCAGAGAGCTCGTGGCAATGAGGACTGGTTCAGAGAAAACCTGGAGATTCTGAGGAGTCGCTACAATCAGAGCGAAG GCCGTCACACATTGCAAgtgatgtatggctgtgagcTCCGGAGAGACGGGGGCAAAGGAGGGTTTTGGCAGTATGGCTATGACGGGAGGACCTACATCACCTTCGACAAGGAGACCCTCGCTTGGGTGGCTCCTGACCCCCTAGCCCAGATCACCCAGAGGGAATGGGATGGTTTAACAGTAAGGAACCAGTATTTCAAGGCCTACCTGGAGGAAATCTGCATTGAGTGGCTGGAGAAGCACCTGTCCTATGGGAATGAGACGCTGCTGAGGACAG AGCCTCCAGTGGTGACGATGAGCAGCAGGACGGAGGTGGAGGATGGGATGGAGACGCACGTCTGCCGGGTCCACGGCTTCTACCCCAGGGAGATCGATGCCTCCTGGATGAGGGACGGGGATGTCTGGCTGCAGGACACCTTCCATGGGTTTCTGACCCCTAATGCGGATGGGACCTACTACTACTGGATCAGCCTCCAGATCGACCCCAAAGAGAGGGGCCGCTATCGGTGCCATGTGGAGCACGACGGCCTGCAGGATCCTCTGGACTTGGAGCTGAAGG AACCCACCGATTCAAAATCCAACCTTGGGCTCATCATAGGCTTTGTTGTGGCTGCTCTGGTTGTGGTGGGTGTGATTGTTGGGATCGTGGTATTCATCA GGAGGAACCAGGCCATTTAG
- the LOC139159742 gene encoding major histocompatibility complex class I-related gene protein-like isoform X2 has product MALRPAPLWLPVMVAVSLQWGSCLGASSHSMKYFYTSISEPSQGLPHFASVGYVDDQLFIHYDSHSRKMKPRVSWMEEVGKEDPQYWEAETQRARGNEDWFRENLEILRSRYNQSEGRHTLQVMYGCELRRDGGKGGFWQYGYDGRTYITFDKETLAWVAPDPLAQITQREWDGLTVRNQYFKAYLEEICIEWLEKHLSYGNETLLRTEPPVVTMSSRTEVEDGMETHVCRVHGFYPREIDASWMRDGDVWLQDTFHGFLTPNADGTYYYWISLQIDPKERGRYRCHVEHDGLQDPLDLELKEPTDSKSNLGLIIGFVVAALVVVGVIVGIVVFIRRNQAI; this is encoded by the exons ATGGCTCTGCGCCCTGCGCCCCTCTGGCTCCCGGTGATGGTGGCGGTGTCTCTGCAATGGGGGAGCTGCCTTG GCGCCTCCTCCCACTCCATGAAGTATTTCTACACCTCCATCTCGGAGCCCAGTCAGGGGCTGCCCCACTTTGCCTCTGTGGGTTATGTGGATGATCAACTCTTCATTCACTATGACAGCCACAGCCGGAAGATGAAGCCTCGAGTCTCCTGGATGGAGGAGGTGGGGAAGGAGGATCCCCAGTATTGGGAGGCAGAGACCCAGAGAGCTCGTGGCAATGAGGACTGGTTCAGAGAAAACCTGGAGATTCTGAGGAGTCGCTACAATCAGAGCGAAG GCCGTCACACATTGCAAgtgatgtatggctgtgagcTCCGGAGAGACGGGGGCAAAGGAGGGTTTTGGCAGTATGGCTATGACGGGAGGACCTACATCACCTTCGACAAGGAGACCCTCGCTTGGGTGGCTCCTGACCCCCTAGCCCAGATCACCCAGAGGGAATGGGATGGTTTAACAGTAAGGAACCAGTATTTCAAGGCCTACCTGGAGGAAATCTGCATTGAGTGGCTGGAGAAGCACCTGTCCTATGGGAATGAGACGCTGCTGAGGACAG AGCCTCCAGTGGTGACGATGAGCAGCAGGACGGAGGTGGAGGATGGGATGGAGACGCACGTCTGCCGGGTCCACGGCTTCTACCCCAGGGAGATCGATGCCTCCTGGATGAGGGACGGGGATGTCTGGCTGCAGGACACCTTCCATGGGTTTCTGACCCCTAATGCGGATGGGACCTACTACTACTGGATCAGCCTCCAGATCGACCCCAAAGAGAGGGGCCGCTATCGGTGCCATGTGGAGCACGACGGCCTGCAGGATCCTCTGGACTTGGAGCTGAAGG AACCCACCGATTCAAAATCCAACCTTGGGCTCATCATAGGCTTTGTTGTGGCTGCTCTGGTTGTGGTGGGTGTGATTGTTGGGATCGTGGTATTCATCA GGAGGAACCAGGCCATTTAG